The Candidatus Hinthialibacter antarcticus genomic sequence TGGGCACGCTGTTGAGCAACGGCGTTGCGATTTTGAAAGCGCTGGATATCACCGAACGGGTTATTAGCAATCAGGTATTGAAAGAAGATATCGCCGAATTTAAAGAGCGCATCAAAGAAGGTGAAAAATTATCATCGCGAATGTCGGAGAGCGGTTTGTTTCCGCCGGTTGCTGTCAACATGGTTGCGGTCGGAGAAGAAACCGGCAGCATGGAAATTACGTTGCAGCGCGTGGCGGATGCGTTTGAAAACGAAACCGACCGCGTCATTAAAACCATCACAACCATTATTGAACCCATGATGATCGTCATCATGGCGGTGATTGTTGGTTTTATTGTATTCGCGATGATTATGCCGATCTTTTCGATCAGCCAAAACTTGTAAACAAAAGTCAAGCCGGATACCGGCATAGGGAAACATAACTCATATTTGTATCTCGGAGGAATCGGAATGAACGCAGACAATAGGAACAAACAAAACGCATTTACCCTGGTGGAACTCTTGCTCGTGGTTACCATCATCGGAATTCTGGCAGGCGCCGTCTTGGTCAATATCGGCGGTCAGACCCAAAAGGCGAAGATTACCCGCGCCCGGCAAGATATCGAGACGATGAGCACTGCGCTAAACATGTATGAGATCACTATTGGCCAATATCCCTCATCCGACCAGGGATTGCAGGCTCTCGTCGAAGACCCCGGCGGCGTCGATGGTTGGACGAAGCCGTTTCTCTCAAAAAAGAATTTCCGCGACCCGTGGGGCAACGACTATCAATATAGTTACCCCGGCGATCAAGGCATCAACTTTGACCTGTTTACCACTGGCCCCGACGGTCAATCGGGCACCGAAGACGATCTCGGTAACTGGGAAGACGACGAGTAAGGAACCAGTCTTTCAAAATGAATATGAAAACGACGAACGCTGGGTTTACGTTAATTGAATTGGTGGTTGCCATTTCGCTGGTGTTATTGATTACAGCGGTCG encodes the following:
- the gspG gene encoding type II secretion system major pseudopilin GspG is translated as MNADNRNKQNAFTLVELLLVVTIIGILAGAVLVNIGGQTQKAKITRARQDIETMSTALNMYEITIGQYPSSDQGLQALVEDPGGVDGWTKPFLSKKNFRDPWGNDYQYSYPGDQGINFDLFTTGPDGQSGTEDDLGNWEDDE